In the genome of Fusobacterium necrogenes, one region contains:
- the recF gene encoding DNA replication/repair protein RecF (All proteins in this family for which functions are known are DNA-binding proteins that assist the filamentation of RecA onto DNA for the initiation of recombination or recombinational repair.), translated as MEILEINYINFRNLIDNNVKFFPKLNLFFGKNGQGKTSLLEAVYFNATGKSFRTTKSTEMMKYGVKRAGVYILYRDSISEKTLTVKFNDSKKEYYYNSKKVTYDEFYGKLNVVTYIPEDIVLITGSPSIRRTFFDGEIAQTNSEYFQDLKNYNKLLKIRNKYLKEQRTKEIEYQVYEEEFVKYGAKVIEKRLEYVQKISIILNLNYRKLFDNEKELSLSYDCHLGNIKKMSIKEIEELLKEKIKKSFNQEKRYGFSLCGPQKDDFLFILNGHEAKSTASQGEKKSIIFSLKLSEIDMVIREKKENPVLIIDDISSYFDSNRKNSILGYLRKRNIQVLISSTGDLGIESENFYVEGGEIRYGTGFEQCK; from the coding sequence TTGGAGATTTTAGAGATAAATTATATAAATTTTAGAAACTTAATTGATAATAATGTAAAATTTTTTCCAAAGCTCAATTTATTCTTTGGGAAAAATGGACAGGGAAAAACTAGCTTATTAGAGGCTGTATATTTCAATGCCACAGGAAAGAGTTTTAGAACAACTAAAAGTACTGAAATGATGAAGTATGGAGTGAAAAGAGCAGGCGTATATATACTCTATAGAGATAGCATAAGTGAAAAAACTCTTACAGTTAAATTTAATGATAGCAAAAAAGAATATTATTATAATAGTAAAAAAGTAACTTATGATGAGTTTTATGGAAAGTTAAATGTTGTTACATATATACCAGAGGATATAGTACTAATAACAGGTTCTCCATCTATCAGGAGAACTTTTTTTGACGGGGAGATAGCTCAAACAAATAGTGAATATTTTCAAGATTTAAAAAATTATAATAAGCTACTTAAAATAAGAAATAAGTATTTAAAGGAGCAAAGGACAAAAGAGATAGAGTATCAAGTATATGAAGAAGAATTTGTAAAATATGGAGCTAAAGTAATTGAGAAAAGATTGGAATATGTGCAAAAAATTTCGATAATTTTAAACTTGAACTACAGAAAGCTATTTGATAATGAAAAAGAGTTAAGTTTGAGTTATGACTGTCATTTAGGAAATATAAAAAAAATGAGTATAAAGGAGATAGAGGAGCTTTTAAAAGAGAAGATAAAGAAAAGTTTTAATCAAGAGAAAAGATATGGCTTTTCACTATGTGGACCACAAAAGGATGATTTTTTATTTATTTTAAATGGACATGAAGCTAAATCAACAGCATCACAAGGAGAAAAAAAATCTATAATTTTTTCACTAAAACTTTCTGAGATAGATATGGTGATACGTGAAAAAAAAGAGAATCCAGTACTTATAATAGATGACATCTCTTCTTATTTTGATTCAAATAGAAAGAATAGTATACTTGGTTATCTCAGAAAAAGAAATATCCAAGTTTTAATAAGTTCAACTGGAGATTTAGGAATAGAGTCAGAGAATTTTTATGTAGAGGGTGGTGAGATAAGATATGGCACAGGATTTGAACAATGTAAGTGA
- the mscL gene encoding large-conductance mechanosensitive channel protein MscL: MKFIEEFKKFALRGNVLDMAVGVIVGGAFSKIVSSMVNDMIMPMIGVFTGKVNISSLSLKLPSSIAGGDSVVIKYGQFLQNVLDFTIICLCVFFMVKLVNKLIKKHEDSKPTPKPTNEELLLREIRDILKEK; encoded by the coding sequence ATGAAGTTTATTGAAGAATTTAAAAAATTTGCATTACGTGGAAATGTATTAGATATGGCAGTAGGAGTTATAGTAGGAGGAGCTTTTAGTAAGATTGTGTCAAGTATGGTAAATGATATGATTATGCCTATGATAGGAGTTTTTACAGGAAAGGTTAATATCTCATCTTTAAGTTTAAAGTTACCATCTAGTATAGCAGGAGGGGACTCTGTAGTTATAAAATATGGACAATTTTTACAGAATGTTTTAGACTTTACAATAATTTGTTTATGCGTATTTTTTATGGTTAAACTAGTAAATAAACTGATAAAGAAACACGAGGATAGTAAACCGACTCCAAAACCAACAAATGAAGAGTTATTATTAAGAGAGATTAGGGATATTTTAAAAGAAAAATAG
- the yaaA gene encoding S4 domain-containing protein YaaA: protein MQEVKISTEFIKLDQFLKWAGICNTGVDAKFFIIDGNVKVNGETEIRRGKKLYPGDKVEIAEKIFIIK, encoded by the coding sequence ATGCAAGAGGTAAAAATATCAACTGAATTTATAAAATTAGATCAGTTTTTAAAATGGGCAGGAATTTGTAATACAGGGGTGGATGCAAAATTTTTTATCATAGATGGGAATGTAAAAGTAAATGGAGAAACTGAAATTAGAAGAGGAAAGAAATTATATCCAGGAGATAAGGTAGAAATAGCTGAGAAGATTTTTATAATTAAGTAG
- a CDS encoding DUF721 domain-containing protein, which translates to MAQDLNNVSEMIDTAIGKSMRLKEGVLKAEWEKIVGKICEKCQPEYIKDGVLYIRVESPVFIHHLTFEKNKYIEKVNKYFCKKVIKDIVVKTGKLSEIMNEYLDREKEEVIIEKKAKLKEDEIAEELENVALDGNNIGIMQKITYLRELAIEREKYLLANGYKKCKVCGMLYEGEENFCRVCLDTGEAKKFLKGHERSKSIEDSEE; encoded by the coding sequence ATGGCACAGGATTTGAACAATGTAAGTGAGATGATAGACACAGCAATAGGTAAAAGTATGAGATTGAAAGAAGGAGTGCTGAAGGCTGAATGGGAGAAGATTGTAGGAAAAATTTGTGAGAAATGCCAACCTGAATACATAAAAGATGGAGTTCTTTACATAAGAGTTGAAAGCCCTGTTTTTATTCATCATTTAACCTTTGAAAAGAATAAGTATATAGAAAAAGTAAATAAGTATTTTTGTAAAAAAGTTATAAAAGACATAGTTGTAAAGACAGGAAAATTAAGTGAAATTATGAATGAATACCTAGATAGAGAAAAAGAAGAGGTAATCATTGAAAAAAAAGCTAAATTAAAAGAGGATGAGATAGCAGAAGAGTTAGAAAATGTTGCTTTAGATGGAAATAACATAGGAATAATGCAAAAGATAACATATCTCAGGGAATTAGCTATAGAAAGAGAGAAATACTTATTGGCTAATGGATATAAGAAATGTAAAGTATGTGGAATGTTATACGAAGGAGAAGAGAATTTTTGTAGAGTCTGTCTTGATACAGGTGAGGCTAAAAAATTCTTGAAAGGACATGAAAGATCAAAGAGTATAGAGGACAGTGAAGAGTGA
- the remB gene encoding extracellular matrix regulator RemB codes for MYVYLENNLLIPSKEIIIIIDYIHFMSEKNTKFYREELKKKELVDLTEKERKTVIITDNKIYISSYGKQTLMSRSNEFFNIIGGRK; via the coding sequence ATGTATGTTTATCTTGAAAATAATTTGTTGATTCCTAGTAAGGAAATAATAATTATTATTGACTATATACATTTTATGAGTGAGAAAAATACTAAATTTTATAGGGAAGAGTTAAAGAAAAAAGAGCTTGTTGATTTAACTGAAAAAGAGAGAAAAACAGTCATAATAACAGATAATAAGATATATATTTCATCATATGGAAAGCAGACTTTAATGAGTAGGAGCAATGAATTTTTTAATATAATTGGAGGTAGAAAGTGA
- a CDS encoding glucose-6-phosphate isomerase gives MKKLSFDYSKALGYVREEELSFMKEQIVVAERFLKEKNGAGSDFLGWIELPTNYDKTEFERIKATAEKIKKDSDILLVIGIGGSYLGARAAIDFLSHTFYNNLPKDKRKGTEIFYVGNNISGVYLKHLLDILEGKDYSINVISKSGTTTEPAIAFRVLKKHIEEKYGKAEAKNRIYATTDKAKGALKKLADEEGYETFVIPDDVGGRFSVLTPVGLLPIACAGIDIDELMAGAREAQNDYNAPFEENDCYKYAAIRNILNRKGKNIEMLINYEPRLHYFGEWWKQLFGESEGKDGKGLFPAAADFSTDLHSMGQYIQDGRRELFETAVLIGEPEADITIEAEEIDLDGLNYLAGKGMDFVNKKAAQGTLLAHVDGGVPNLVVNVPEATPFHLGYLFYFFEKACGMSGYILGVNPFNQPGVESYKANMFALLGKKGYEKEAEILNKRLENR, from the coding sequence GTGAAAAAACTGTCATTTGATTATTCTAAAGCACTTGGGTATGTAAGAGAAGAAGAATTATCATTTATGAAAGAACAAATAGTGGTAGCAGAAAGATTTTTAAAAGAAAAAAATGGAGCAGGAAGTGATTTTTTAGGTTGGATTGAACTACCAACTAACTATGATAAAACTGAATTTGAAAGAATTAAAGCTACTGCAGAAAAAATAAAAAAAGATTCAGATATTCTTCTTGTTATAGGAATAGGAGGATCATATTTAGGAGCAAGAGCTGCAATAGATTTCTTATCTCATACTTTCTATAATAATTTACCAAAAGATAAGAGAAAAGGAACAGAGATATTCTATGTAGGAAATAATATCTCAGGAGTATATTTAAAACACTTATTAGACATATTAGAAGGAAAAGATTACTCAATCAATGTAATCTCTAAATCAGGAACTACTACTGAACCAGCAATAGCTTTTAGAGTTCTTAAAAAACATATAGAAGAGAAATATGGAAAAGCAGAAGCTAAAAATAGAATATATGCAACTACAGATAAAGCAAAAGGAGCATTAAAGAAATTAGCTGATGAAGAAGGATATGAAACATTTGTAATTCCTGATGATGTAGGAGGAAGATTCTCTGTATTAACACCAGTTGGATTACTTCCTATAGCTTGTGCAGGAATTGATATAGATGAGCTTATGGCAGGGGCTAGAGAGGCTCAAAATGATTATAATGCACCATTTGAAGAGAATGACTGTTACAAGTATGCTGCAATTAGAAATATTTTAAATAGAAAAGGTAAAAATATTGAGATGTTAATAAACTATGAACCAAGATTACACTATTTTGGTGAGTGGTGGAAACAACTATTTGGAGAATCTGAAGGTAAAGATGGAAAAGGCCTATTTCCAGCAGCAGCAGATTTTTCAACTGATTTACACTCAATGGGACAATATATCCAAGATGGAAGAAGAGAATTATTTGAAACAGCAGTATTAATAGGAGAGCCTGAAGCTGATATAACAATAGAAGCTGAAGAGATAGATTTAGATGGATTAAACTATCTAGCTGGAAAAGGAATGGATTTTGTAAATAAGAAAGCTGCTCAAGGAACATTACTTGCCCATGTTGATGGAGGAGTACCTAACTTAGTAGTAAATGTACCAGAAGCTACTCCATTCCACTTAGGATACCTATTCTATTTCTTTGAAAAAGCTTGTGGAATGAGTGGATATATTCTTGGAGTAAATCCTTTTAATCAACCAGGAGTAGAATCATATAAGGCTAATATGTTTGCATTACTTGGTAAAAAAGGATATGAAAAAGAAGCTGAAATATTAAATAAAAGATTAGAAAATAGATAA
- a CDS encoding MATE family efflux transporter, with protein MNNQAEKLGETPLKKLFLVMAVPSVLAQLINVLYNIVDRIYIGHIKDVGSLALTGVGVTFPIIMIVSAFSAFAGQGSSPLASIELGAKNYKKAEKILGNSTALLIVFAIVLTIFFQTFKTPLLYAFGASTNVIRYAEEYIGLYLYGTIFVMLSLGLNTFISGQGNAKIAMLSVLIGAVTNIILDPIFIFVFGMGVRGAALATIISQALSAIWVVYFLLSKKSVIKIKIKNLNLEKEILKKTGALGISPFIMQSTESLVLLTLNSGLQKYGGDLYVGSMSILISVLQLITVPVNGITQGIQPVISYNFGAGNRKRVLQTFKGMLGICLTVTVIMGGIGVAFPKIYVGIFTDSKELFDLTSKFMPIFVFGMLIFGIQQAIQGTFLALGQAKYSIFIALLRKVILLIPLAIVLPFFLGVNGIYYAEPIADITSVIIASITFTLTYKKILMSRKIKNRRNF; from the coding sequence ATGAATAATCAAGCTGAAAAGTTAGGAGAAACACCTTTAAAAAAATTATTTTTAGTAATGGCAGTACCATCAGTACTAGCTCAACTAATAAATGTATTATACAATATTGTAGATAGAATATATATAGGGCACATAAAAGATGTGGGTTCTTTAGCCCTTACAGGGGTAGGAGTAACCTTTCCTATAATAATGATAGTTTCCGCTTTTAGTGCTTTTGCTGGTCAAGGAAGCTCACCACTAGCTTCCATTGAATTAGGAGCAAAAAACTATAAAAAAGCTGAGAAAATATTGGGAAATAGTACCGCTTTATTGATAGTATTCGCAATAGTATTAACAATCTTTTTTCAAACTTTTAAGACTCCATTGTTATATGCTTTTGGAGCTAGTACTAATGTTATAAGATATGCTGAAGAATATATAGGGTTATATTTGTATGGAACTATATTTGTTATGCTATCTTTAGGGCTTAATACTTTTATTAGTGGACAGGGAAATGCAAAAATAGCTATGTTATCAGTTTTAATAGGGGCAGTGACTAATATTATTCTAGATCCTATATTTATATTTGTATTTGGAATGGGAGTAAGAGGAGCAGCGTTGGCTACTATTATCTCACAAGCTTTAAGTGCAATTTGGGTTGTATATTTTCTTTTATCTAAAAAAAGTGTAATAAAGATAAAAATAAAAAATTTAAATCTAGAGAAAGAGATTTTAAAAAAGACAGGGGCATTAGGAATCTCTCCTTTTATCATGCAAAGTACAGAGAGTTTAGTTCTGTTAACTTTAAATTCAGGATTACAAAAATACGGTGGAGATTTATATGTGGGCTCTATGTCAATATTAATAAGTGTATTACAATTAATAACTGTTCCAGTAAATGGAATAACACAAGGAATTCAGCCAGTAATAAGTTATAATTTTGGAGCTGGAAATAGAAAAAGAGTTTTACAGACCTTTAAGGGAATGTTAGGGATATGCTTGACTGTAACAGTTATAATGGGAGGAATAGGAGTAGCTTTTCCAAAGATATATGTTGGAATTTTTACTGATTCAAAGGAATTGTTTGACTTAACTTCTAAATTTATGCCAATTTTTGTATTTGGAATGCTTATATTTGGAATACAGCAAGCTATTCAAGGGACTTTTTTAGCTTTAGGACAGGCTAAATATTCAATTTTTATAGCTTTATTAAGGAAGGTTATTTTATTAATACCTTTAGCAATTGTTTTACCATTTTTTTTAGGAGTGAATGGAATATACTATGCTGAACCAATTGCTGATATTACATCAGTGATAATAGCTAGCATAACTTTTACTTTGACATATAAAAAAATATTAATGAGTAGAAAAATAAAAAATAGAAGAAATTTTTAA
- the gyrB gene encoding DNA topoisomerase (ATP-hydrolyzing) subunit B: protein MSDNYQAEDITVLEGLEAVRKRPGMYIGTTSERGLHHLVWEIVDNSVDEALAGYCTHIEVSILPDNIIEVVDNGRGIPVGIHPKYGKSALEIVLTVLHAGGKFENDNYKVSGGLHGVGVSVVNALSLWTEVEVKKDGKVWYQRYNRGIPEEPVKEIGVTKEHGTTVRFKADHEIFETLIYDYNTLKNRLKELAYLNKGLVITLTDSRKEPFKKEVFEFEGGIADFLREITEDTEKLIKEPIYMTGEVENIGVEIAFLYTVNQSEVIYSFVNNINTHEGGTHVQGFRTALTRIINDVGKAQGLLKDKDGKLQGSDIREGVTGIVSVKVPQPQFEGQTKTKLGNSEITGIVSTIVGTQLKMVLEDNPSDTKVIIEKILNSKKAREAAQRARELVLRKSALEVGSLPGKLADCSSKNPEECEIYIVEGDSAGGSAKQGRDRYHQAILPLRGKILNVEKAGLHRALENNEVRAMITAFGTGIGDNFNIEKLRYGKIILMTDADVDGAHIRTLLLTFIYRYMIELIYNGNVYIAQPPLYKISYGKQIKYAYSDRELKEITDTFEGEDKKYTLQRYKGLGEMNPEQLWETTMDPQNRTLLKVTIDDARAADMLFDKLMGDKVDPRREFIEENAEYVKNLDI, encoded by the coding sequence GTGAGCGATAATTATCAAGCAGAAGATATTACAGTCCTAGAAGGATTAGAAGCGGTAAGAAAAAGACCAGGAATGTATATAGGTACAACTTCTGAGAGAGGATTGCACCATCTGGTATGGGAAATAGTAGATAACTCAGTGGATGAAGCATTAGCTGGGTATTGCACTCATATAGAAGTGAGTATACTTCCAGATAATATCATAGAGGTAGTAGATAATGGAAGAGGAATTCCAGTTGGAATACACCCTAAATATGGAAAATCAGCATTAGAGATAGTTTTGACTGTGTTACATGCCGGAGGAAAATTTGAAAATGATAATTATAAGGTATCTGGTGGTCTACATGGAGTTGGAGTTTCAGTAGTTAATGCTCTTTCTCTTTGGACAGAAGTGGAGGTAAAGAAAGATGGAAAGGTATGGTACCAAAGATACAATAGAGGGATACCAGAAGAACCAGTAAAAGAGATTGGAGTGACAAAAGAACATGGAACGACAGTTAGATTTAAGGCTGATCATGAAATATTTGAAACATTGATCTATGATTATAATACTTTAAAAAATAGATTAAAAGAACTAGCCTATCTAAATAAAGGTCTGGTAATAACTCTTACAGATTCGAGAAAAGAGCCTTTTAAGAAGGAAGTTTTTGAATTTGAAGGAGGAATAGCTGATTTTTTAAGAGAGATAACTGAAGATACAGAGAAGTTGATAAAAGAACCTATTTATATGACAGGAGAGGTTGAGAATATAGGAGTAGAGATAGCTTTTCTATATACAGTTAACCAGTCTGAGGTGATATATTCATTTGTAAATAATATTAATACACATGAGGGAGGAACTCATGTTCAAGGATTTAGAACAGCACTTACTAGAATAATAAATGATGTTGGAAAAGCTCAGGGACTACTAAAAGACAAAGATGGAAAGTTACAAGGTTCAGATATTAGAGAAGGTGTTACAGGAATCGTTTCTGTAAAAGTCCCTCAGCCACAATTTGAGGGTCAAACTAAAACAAAGTTAGGAAATTCAGAAATTACAGGGATTGTATCTACAATAGTTGGAACTCAACTTAAAATGGTATTAGAGGATAATCCTAGCGATACTAAGGTCATAATAGAGAAAATATTGAATTCTAAAAAAGCTAGAGAAGCAGCTCAAAGAGCAAGAGAGTTAGTACTTAGAAAATCGGCATTAGAAGTGGGATCATTACCAGGAAAATTAGCAGATTGTTCATCTAAAAATCCAGAGGAGTGTGAGATATATATAGTTGAAGGAGACTCAGCTGGAGGATCAGCAAAACAAGGAAGAGATAGATACCATCAAGCTATATTACCACTTAGAGGAAAAATATTAAACGTTGAAAAAGCTGGTCTTCATAGAGCTCTTGAAAATAATGAGGTAAGAGCTATGATTACAGCCTTTGGTACAGGAATAGGAGATAATTTTAATATTGAGAAACTAAGATATGGCAAGATAATACTTATGACTGATGCTGATGTTGATGGTGCTCATATCAGAACTCTTTTATTAACGTTCATATACAGATACATGATAGAATTAATATATAATGGAAATGTTTATATAGCTCAACCACCGCTATATAAGATATCTTATGGAAAACAGATAAAGTATGCTTATTCAGATAGAGAGTTAAAAGAGATAACAGATACATTTGAGGGAGAGGATAAAAAATATACTCTTCAAAGATATAAAGGGCTAGGGGAGATGAATCCAGAACAGCTTTGGGAAACTACGATGGACCCTCAAAATAGAACACTTCTTAAGGTTACAATAGATGATGCTAGAGCAGCGGATATGCTATTTGATAAACTTATGGGAGATAAGGTAGATCCAAGAAGAGAGTTTATAGAAGAGAATGCCGAGTATGTAAAGAACTTGGATATATAA
- the gyrA gene encoding DNA gyrase subunit A has product MSNINNRYIEDEMKESYLDYSMSVIVSRALPDVRDGMKPVHRRILFAMNELGMSFDKPYKKSARIVGEVLGKYHPHGDSAVYGTMVRMAQDFNYRYPLISGHGNFGSIDGDSAAAMRYTEARMAKISNELLEDIDKNTIDFRKNFDDSLDEPTVLPAKLPNLLLNGATGIAVGMATNIPPHNLGEIVDGTLALIDNPELAPLDLMEYIKGPDFPTGGIIDGDKGIKDAYMTGRGKVRVRGKIEIEELKNGKINIIIREIPYQLNKATLIEKIAELVKDKKIVGISDLRDESDRDGIRVVIELKKGEEPELILNKLYKYTDLQSTFGIIMLALVNNTPKVLNLKQIIEEYIKHRFEVITRRTEFNLDKAEKRAHILQGYRIALNNIDRIIELVRAATDGNQAREQLIEKYGFTDVQARAILDMKLQRLTGLERDKVEAEYQEIEKYIGELKDILAHDSKIYDIMKNELQELKDKYNDERRTIIEKERKEISPEDLIKDEEVILTFTNKGYVKRMELSKYKAQRRGGKGVASQNTVEDDFVENIESASNLDTLMVFTNQGRVYNIKVYEIPETSKQSRGRLIGNIINLKDDEKIRAIIKTRDFSNENEVIFVTKEGIVKKTNLSEFKNINSSGLKAIKLKEKDDIIYVGMIQDIEKEQLLIATERGYSVRFICGEIRTTGRDTMGVKGLTLREGDTVVSALLIKDIENSSILTITENGYGKRTRIDEYPLQSRSGKGVINLRCSPKTGAVVSVLTVSNGEQLMAITSSGVIIRIAVEDIVLYGRATQGVIIMKVNGKDEKVVSITRVKSEDSEEEDIEKAEQAATIDEELTSKEIESSEEEELIEETVD; this is encoded by the coding sequence ATGTCAAATATAAATAATAGATACATAGAAGATGAAATGAAAGAGTCATACCTTGATTATTCAATGAGTGTTATAGTAAGTAGAGCTCTTCCTGATGTAAGGGATGGAATGAAACCTGTACATAGAAGAATATTATTTGCTATGAATGAACTTGGTATGAGTTTTGATAAACCATATAAAAAGTCAGCTAGAATCGTTGGAGAAGTACTAGGTAAATACCATCCACATGGGGATTCAGCTGTATATGGTACGATGGTAAGAATGGCTCAAGACTTTAACTACAGATATCCACTTATCTCAGGACATGGAAACTTTGGTTCTATAGATGGAGATTCAGCAGCAGCAATGAGATATACTGAGGCTAGAATGGCAAAGATAAGTAATGAGCTTTTAGAAGATATAGATAAAAATACAATAGATTTTAGAAAGAACTTTGATGACTCATTAGATGAGCCAACAGTATTGCCAGCAAAACTACCAAATCTATTACTAAATGGAGCTACTGGAATAGCTGTAGGAATGGCTACTAATATTCCACCTCATAATTTAGGAGAGATAGTAGATGGAACATTGGCTCTTATAGATAATCCAGAGCTTGCACCGTTAGATTTGATGGAATATATAAAGGGACCAGATTTTCCTACTGGTGGTATAATAGATGGAGATAAGGGTATAAAAGATGCCTATATGACTGGTAGAGGAAAAGTAAGAGTAAGAGGGAAAATTGAGATAGAAGAGTTGAAAAATGGAAAAATAAATATTATAATAAGAGAGATACCATACCAGTTAAATAAGGCAACTTTGATAGAGAAGATTGCAGAGTTGGTAAAAGATAAGAAGATAGTAGGAATCTCAGATTTAAGAGATGAATCAGATAGAGATGGAATAAGAGTTGTTATAGAGTTAAAAAAGGGAGAGGAACCAGAACTTATTCTAAATAAGCTGTACAAGTATACAGATCTACAAAGTACATTTGGAATTATAATGCTAGCTTTAGTTAATAATACGCCTAAGGTTCTTAACTTGAAACAAATTATAGAAGAGTATATAAAACATAGATTTGAAGTAATTACAAGAAGAACTGAATTTAATCTTGATAAAGCAGAGAAAAGAGCCCATATTTTACAAGGATATAGAATAGCTTTAAATAATATAGATAGAATAATAGAATTAGTTAGAGCAGCTACTGATGGAAATCAAGCTAGAGAGCAATTAATTGAAAAGTATGGATTTACGGATGTTCAAGCTAGAGCTATACTAGATATGAAGTTGCAAAGACTTACTGGACTTGAAAGAGATAAGGTAGAAGCTGAGTATCAGGAGATAGAAAAATATATAGGTGAATTAAAAGATATATTAGCCCATGATTCGAAGATATATGATATAATGAAAAATGAGCTTCAAGAGTTAAAAGATAAGTATAATGATGAGAGAAGAACTATTATAGAAAAAGAGAGAAAAGAGATCAGTCCAGAAGATTTAATAAAAGATGAAGAGGTAATACTCACTTTCACAAACAAGGGTTATGTCAAGAGAATGGAGCTAAGTAAATATAAAGCCCAAAGAAGAGGTGGAAAAGGAGTAGCTAGTCAAAATACAGTAGAAGATGATTTTGTAGAAAATATAGAGTCAGCTAGTAATTTAGATACCTTAATGGTATTTACAAATCAGGGAAGAGTATACAATATAAAAGTATATGAGATTCCAGAAACTTCAAAACAATCTAGAGGAAGATTGATAGGTAACATCATAAATCTTAAAGATGATGAGAAAATTAGAGCTATTATAAAAACTAGAGATTTCTCTAATGAAAATGAGGTAATTTTTGTAACTAAAGAGGGAATTGTAAAGAAAACAAATTTAAGTGAATTTAAAAATATCAACAGTTCTGGGTTAAAAGCAATTAAATTAAAAGAAAAAGATGATATAATATATGTAGGAATGATACAGGATATAGAAAAAGAGCAGCTACTTATAGCTACTGAGCGTGGATATTCAGTGAGATTTATCTGTGGGGAGATAAGAACTACAGGTAGAGATACTATGGGAGTAAAGGGGCTTACCTTAAGAGAAGGGGATACAGTAGTTTCAGCTCTTCTCATAAAAGATATAGAAAATAGTAGTATTTTGACTATTACAGAGAATGGTTATGGTAAAAGAACTAGAATAGATGAATATCCATTACAATCAAGAAGTGGTAAAGGAGTTATCAATTTGAGATGTAGTCCTAAGACTGGAGCTGTTGTTTCGGTTCTTACAGTATCAAATGGTGAACAGCTTATGGCGATTACATCTTCTGGAGTTATTATAAGAATAGCTGTTGAAGATATAGTACTTTATGGAAGAGCTACTCAAGGTGTCATTATCATGAAAGTAAATGGTAAAGATGAAAAAGTTGTTTCTATAACAAGGGTAAAATCTGAAGACAGTGAGGAAGAAGATATAGAGAAAGCAGAACAAGCAGCAACTATAGATGAGGAATTAACTTCAAAGGAGATAGAGAGCTCTGAGGAAGAGGAGTTAATAGAGGAGACTGTAGATTAA
- a CDS encoding S-layer homology domain-containing protein, which yields MRYLLLLFLVFSFSMADTKFEDLNKEHWAYNAINSLVEKGIIKENRYRFDGNEPTSRYEFAEGLVRTIDYLDLKKANKEDLNILEALMLEFSQELNKIGFDASTFNGRIDNINETIELLRERVNENEKTIEELKKRVETLENKN from the coding sequence ATGAGATATTTATTGTTATTATTTTTAGTATTTTCTTTTTCAATGGCTGATACCAAATTTGAAGATTTGAATAAGGAGCATTGGGCATATAATGCTATAAATTCTCTTGTTGAAAAAGGGATAATAAAAGAAAATAGATATAGATTTGATGGAAATGAACCAACAAGTAGATATGAGTTTGCAGAAGGGTTAGTGAGAACTATTGACTATTTAGATTTAAAAAAGGCCAATAAGGAAGATCTAAATATATTAGAGGCTTTGATGTTAGAATTTTCTCAAGAATTAAATAAGATAGGTTTTGACGCTAGTACTTTCAATGGAAGAATTGATAATATTAATGAGACTATTGAACTTTTAAGAGAAAGAGTCAATGAAAATGAAAAAACTATTGAAGAGTTGAAAAAAAGAGTGGAAACTCTTGAAAATAAAAATTAA